A stretch of Gallus gallus isolate bGalGal1 chromosome 2, bGalGal1.mat.broiler.GRCg7b, whole genome shotgun sequence DNA encodes these proteins:
- the RRS1 gene encoding ribosome biogenesis regulatory protein homolog — MAAVRVEEVLAAAAQEQQQPRSVQVEKELELEFDLGNLLALDPNPPPAAALRGAGPRRESQLRALARDNVQLLAARLWELPAERADGAAGPLVARLPEPAFRLPREKPPPRPRPPTRWEQFARLKGIRRRKRTSLVWDEQAKEWRRRWGYRRAGGDPARAWLAEVPAGADPEEDQLAKLRRAKRERVARNELNRLRNLARAHRAAAAPPLHPTGHQSRQELGLAARVARVSTASLGRFQPRLPKEPAEPPSRDGGKKRRFQPLLGDLAAERGRQLELLRGMNSKKPALDITRAVNKQLREEDAEAAAAKGKKRAQRGKRGRRQQQRPGKRSGGGKKGGPARRQQRPVGGGGRRKKA, encoded by the coding sequence ATGGCGGCCGTACGCGTGGAGGAGGTGCTGGCGGCGGCGGcccaagaacagcagcagccgCGGAGCGTGCAGGTGGagaaggagctggagctggagttcgacctgggcaacctgctggCGCTGGACCCCAACCCGCCTCCGGCCGCGGCTctgcgcggggccgggccgcggcgcGAGTCGCAGCTGCGGGCGCTGGCCCGGGACAACGTGCAGCTGTTGGCGGCGCGGCTGTGGGAGCTGCCGGCCGAGCGGGCGgacggggcggcggggccgctgGTGGCGCGGCTGCCCGAGCCCGCCTTCCGCCTGCCGCGGGAGAagccgccgccgcgcccgcgGCCCCCCACGCGCTGGGAGCAGTTCGCCCGGCTGAAGGGCATCCGGCGCCGCAAGCGGACGTCGCTGGTGTGGGACGAGCAGGCCAAGGAGTGGCGGCGGCGCTGGGGGTaccggcgggcgggcggcgacCCGGCCCGCGCCTGGCTCGCGGAGGTGCCGGCGGGCGCCGACCCGGAGGAGGACCAGCTCGCCAAGCTGCGGCGCGCCAAGCGCGAGCGGGTGGCCCGCAACGAGCTCAACCGGCTGCGGAACCTGGCCCGCGCGcaccgcgccgccgccgcccccccgctGCACCCCACGGGTCACCAAAGCCGCCAGGAGCTGGGCCTGGCCGCGCGCGTGGCCCGCGTCTCCACCGCATCTCTCGGCCGCTTCCAGCCGCGGCTGCCCAAGGAGCCGGCCGAGCCGCCCTCCCGCGACGGCGGCAAGAAACGGCGCTTCCAGCCGCTGCTGGGCGACCTGGCGGCCGAGCGCGGGcggcagctggagctgctgcggGGCATGAACAGCAAGAAGCCGGCCTTGGACATCACCCGCGCCGTCAACAAGCAGCTCCGCGAGGAGGACGCCGAGGCTGCCGCCGCCAAGGGTAAGAAGCGGGCACAGCGCGGCAAGAGGGGCCGCCGGCAGCAGCAGCGGCCCGGGAAGAGGAGCGGCGGCGGCAAGAagggcggcccggcccggcggcaGCAGCGACCTGTGGGCGGCGgtggcaggaggaagaaggcGTGA